In a single window of the Verrucomicrobiia bacterium genome:
- a CDS encoding DUF5703 domain-containing protein, which yields MPLNLMPALPAMCRQNFFNFKPRFVRSVAAVLLFAMPALPGFAREQTDVRESLDACNVTWNEPGPTSAESMPLGNGDIGLNVWVEPSGDLLFYIGKSDSWDEDVRSDHGLMKLGKIRVSAKPNMFAAGAKFSQMLKLQDGEIQVDEGSGTEAIHFRVWVDANHPAIHVEAKSDGQPVSLAVALEDWRLSQRNPDVILPNQTNQIVWYHRNGLSAQHVSNLTFGGVIEGKGFVSTNAAMLESSSPAKTQVVSVYPLTAATATPDEWVSKAEAQAKQLESVKLERARAEHQKWWSQFWHRSWIFVSGDHHADEVSHAYILQRFVTACAGRGAYPIKFNGSLFVVDDPALPQGNGRAPRAVTADYRTWGGQYWFQNTRAMYWPCLEAGDFEMMLPLFKMYSAMLPANAAQVREYYHHGGAYFAETAPFWGGLRYWGPEVKEDWTGHYFTPILELSMMMFDYYEFTGDKKFAKEMLVPVASAGVQFFNEHFGRDDQGKILLDPDNAIEMYWKVHDPAPDIAGLRAILPRLIALPDDLVTASNRVAWQKMLGEIPELPVGTRDGKTALLPYTGPQTARFRNGENPELYAVYPFRLYGIGEPDLNLAIDTFNTRRMTQMGCWVQDPIQAAMLGLTDVARKYTTYDLTNKEPRLKFPVFWAKKNDYAPDEDDGGNGQHALQEMLMLTQGSKIFLLPAWPQGWDADFKLNAPFETTVEGRVQNGKVVNLVVTPKKRAADVVDMSAH from the coding sequence ATGCCTTTAAATTTAATGCCCGCCCTGCCCGCGATGTGCCGGCAGAATTTTTTTAATTTTAAACCGCGATTCGTTCGCAGCGTTGCCGCCGTATTGTTGTTTGCGATGCCGGCATTGCCGGGTTTTGCGCGAGAGCAGACGGATGTTCGCGAATCGCTCGATGCCTGCAACGTGACGTGGAATGAACCGGGGCCGACTTCGGCGGAATCCATGCCGCTGGGCAATGGCGACATCGGTCTGAATGTGTGGGTCGAGCCGAGTGGTGATCTGCTTTTCTACATCGGCAAAAGTGATTCGTGGGATGAAGATGTGCGGTCGGATCACGGCTTGATGAAGCTGGGAAAAATTCGCGTGTCGGCAAAACCCAATATGTTTGCCGCAGGCGCAAAATTTTCGCAGATGCTCAAGTTGCAGGATGGCGAGATTCAAGTGGATGAAGGCTCGGGCACTGAGGCGATTCATTTTCGCGTTTGGGTGGATGCGAATCATCCAGCGATTCATGTTGAAGCCAAAAGTGACGGGCAGCCGGTCTCGCTGGCGGTGGCGTTGGAAGATTGGCGACTGTCGCAGAGGAATCCGGATGTCATTCTGCCGAATCAGACTAACCAGATTGTCTGGTATCATCGGAATGGTTTATCGGCTCAGCATGTTAGCAACTTAACTTTTGGCGGAGTGATTGAGGGCAAAGGCTTTGTCAGCACGAATGCCGCGATGCTCGAATCGTCTTCGCCCGCGAAAACTCAAGTGGTGTCCGTTTATCCGTTGACCGCAGCGACAGCTACGCCGGATGAATGGGTGTCGAAGGCCGAGGCGCAGGCGAAGCAACTTGAATCGGTGAAATTGGAGCGCGCGCGCGCTGAGCATCAAAAATGGTGGTCACAATTCTGGCATCGCAGTTGGATATTTGTCAGTGGCGATCATCATGCTGATGAGGTAAGCCACGCATATATTCTTCAACGATTCGTCACGGCGTGCGCCGGGCGCGGGGCGTATCCGATCAAGTTCAACGGCTCGCTGTTCGTGGTGGATGATCCCGCGTTGCCGCAAGGCAATGGCCGCGCGCCGCGCGCGGTGACGGCGGACTATCGCACCTGGGGCGGGCAATATTGGTTTCAAAATACGCGGGCGATGTATTGGCCGTGCCTGGAGGCGGGCGATTTTGAGATGATGCTGCCGCTGTTCAAAATGTATTCGGCTATGCTGCCCGCGAATGCGGCGCAGGTTCGCGAATATTATCATCACGGCGGCGCGTACTTCGCCGAGACGGCGCCGTTCTGGGGCGGGTTGCGGTATTGGGGGCCGGAAGTGAAGGAGGATTGGACCGGGCATTATTTCACGCCGATCCTCGAATTGAGCATGATGATGTTTGATTATTATGAGTTCACCGGCGACAAAAAATTCGCGAAGGAAATGCTGGTTCCGGTGGCGTCGGCTGGCGTGCAATTTTTTAATGAACATTTTGGCCGTGACGACCAGGGTAAAATCCTTTTGGACCCGGATAACGCGATTGAGATGTATTGGAAAGTCCACGATCCCGCGCCAGACATCGCTGGTTTGCGAGCGATTCTGCCGCGCCTGATTGCGCTGCCGGATGATCTGGTCACGGCATCCAATCGGGTTGCGTGGCAGAAAATGTTGGGTGAAATTCCGGAATTGCCCGTCGGAACTCGCGATGGAAAAACCGCCCTGCTCCCTTACACCGGCCCGCAAACTGCGCGGTTTCGCAACGGTGAAAACCCGGAGCTATATGCGGTTTATCCTTTTCGGCTTTATGGAATCGGCGAACCGGATTTGAACCTGGCGATTGATACTTTTAACACGCGCCGGATGACGCAGATGGGCTGCTGGGTGCAGGACCCGATCCAAGCGGCGATGCTCGGCCTCACGGATGTCGCGCGAAAATATACGACGTATGATTTGACCAACAAGGAACCGCGCCTGAAGTTTCCGGTTTTTTGGGCCAAGAAAAATGATTACGCGCCGGACGAAGACGATGGCGGCAATGGCCAACATGCGTTGCAGGAAATGTTGATGCTCACGCAGGGCAGCAAAATATTTCTGCTGCCCGCATGGCCGCAGGGTTGGGATGCCGATTTCAAATTAAACGCCCCGTTCGAGACCACGGTCGAGGGACGCGTTCAGAATGGAAAAGTCGTCAATCTCGTAGTCACTCCCAAAAAACGCGCGGCGGATGTGGTGGATATGTCGGCGCATTAA
- a CDS encoding glycoside hydrolase family 2 TIM barrel-domain containing protein, with translation MRKTFSLPSLTLAMIFLLSHAACAVDGWPSDNDHIVYLRDGWTVSPSSSDTNASPDSLPAGGHPASVPETVLASLVGDGVYTDIFTGTNLAKIPMEPFEKPWWYRKEIDVTADQAAEGATLIFEGINYRANIWLNGQKLAGEDTIFGAFRIFKLDVTGHLKAGKNRLAVEVFPPKSGDFTMGFVDWNPKPPDKNMGLFRPVKLHFYNTVSVDNVFVESKIDHANWRTAALTVRADVMNHSDKLVQAVLKGEVDGRHFRELVSLRPKEEKSVTLTTQEHRELLFDDAHLWWPWELGEPNLYTLNLNCDANGAVCDETSTRFGIREVSDYVNADGYRAYKVNGKRVLIRGGGWADELLLRESETNLTAQVHYTRDMNLNTIRLEGIWGSSQRLYDLADENGLLVMVGWSCQWEWGNYFGGKENPKYGGFTTEAEMTLGTNYLHDQVYWLRNHPSIYVWVLGSDKLPRPDMERRYDSMLAVIDPTRPTLKSCGGGTSDVSGPSRVKMEGPYDYVTPDYWYLDDKHGGAYGFNTETGPGPQPPPLESLKRMFPGDELWPINSAWNFHCGRGEFGNMKRYLKAFDARYGKADTVEDFAARSQAANYEAIRPMYEAFSANLPKTTGIIQWMLNPSWPKLYWQLYDYYMVPGGAYFGAKKGAAPIAAIYNYGDGGVYLANQVDAEQGEMQMTINVYDLESKKVFSTNITAECPVFGARKLLDLHTVKLPTPVYFLELQVTNSAGKDAADNFYWLSAKPDLLDEKKSEWYVTPNTSFADFTALNRLPKAHVDSTVYFTPTAGGMDAEVTLANTDSHLAFFVEMSVVGAVSYEILTPVVWTDNYVSLPPGVKRVYRAHIPSVALGERPELRLEGWNLR, from the coding sequence ATGAGAAAAACTTTTTCCCTGCCGAGCCTCACGCTGGCCATGATTTTCCTGCTCAGCCATGCCGCATGCGCCGTGGATGGCTGGCCTTCAGACAATGACCATATTGTTTACCTGCGCGATGGCTGGACGGTATCGCCAAGCTCATCCGACACCAATGCCTCGCCCGATAGCCTGCCCGCTGGCGGACATCCGGCTTCCGTGCCGGAAACTGTGCTGGCTTCGCTCGTGGGTGACGGGGTTTACACAGATATTTTTACCGGCACGAATCTCGCAAAAATCCCCATGGAACCTTTTGAGAAGCCGTGGTGGTATCGCAAAGAAATTGACGTCACCGCCGACCAGGCGGCGGAAGGCGCGACGCTTATTTTTGAAGGCATTAATTATCGCGCGAACATCTGGCTCAATGGTCAAAAACTGGCGGGCGAAGATACTATTTTCGGCGCGTTTCGCATTTTTAAATTGGATGTCACCGGCCATTTGAAGGCGGGGAAAAACCGGCTCGCAGTGGAAGTATTTCCGCCGAAAAGCGGCGATTTCACGATGGGTTTTGTGGATTGGAATCCCAAGCCGCCGGACAAAAACATGGGTTTGTTTCGCCCGGTCAAATTACATTTTTATAATACCGTTTCGGTGGACAATGTATTTGTTGAAAGCAAAATTGATCACGCGAATTGGCGGACCGCGGCGTTGACCGTGCGGGCGGATGTCATGAACCATTCGGATAAATTGGTTCAGGCCGTGTTGAAAGGCGAAGTGGACGGGCGGCATTTTAGAGAATTGGTATCGCTGCGGCCAAAGGAAGAAAAGTCAGTGACTTTGACCACGCAGGAACATCGGGAACTTTTATTTGACGACGCACATCTCTGGTGGCCATGGGAATTGGGTGAGCCGAATCTTTATACGTTGAATTTAAATTGCGATGCGAATGGTGCCGTGTGCGACGAGACGAGCACGCGTTTTGGCATTCGCGAAGTTTCGGATTACGTCAATGCGGATGGCTATCGCGCTTACAAGGTAAACGGCAAACGTGTTTTGATTCGCGGAGGCGGTTGGGCGGATGAATTGCTGCTGCGCGAGAGCGAAACCAACCTGACCGCGCAGGTGCATTACACACGCGACATGAATCTCAACACGATTCGACTCGAAGGTATTTGGGGCAGCAGCCAGCGGCTTTACGATCTGGCCGATGAAAATGGTTTGCTGGTGATGGTAGGCTGGAGTTGCCAATGGGAATGGGGAAATTATTTTGGCGGCAAGGAAAATCCCAAATACGGCGGCTTCACCACCGAGGCGGAGATGACGCTCGGGACGAATTATCTTCATGACCAGGTTTATTGGCTGCGCAATCATCCGTCCATTTACGTCTGGGTGCTCGGCAGTGACAAACTGCCGCGACCGGATATGGAGCGGCGTTATGATTCCATGCTTGCGGTGATTGATCCGACGCGCCCGACGTTGAAAAGCTGCGGCGGCGGCACGAGCGATGTGAGCGGGCCTTCGCGCGTGAAGATGGAAGGTCCTTATGATTATGTGACGCCGGATTATTGGTATCTCGACGACAAACACGGCGGCGCGTACGGCTTCAACACCGAGACCGGTCCCGGCCCGCAACCACCGCCGCTGGAAAGTCTCAAGCGCATGTTTCCGGGCGACGAACTTTGGCCGATCAACAGCGCGTGGAATTTTCATTGCGGACGCGGTGAATTCGGCAACATGAAACGCTACCTGAAAGCGTTCGATGCGCGTTATGGCAAGGCCGATACGGTTGAGGATTTCGCCGCGCGCAGCCAGGCCGCGAATTACGAAGCGATTCGCCCGATGTATGAGGCGTTTTCCGCGAACCTGCCGAAGACCACAGGCATCATTCAATGGATGCTCAATCCGTCGTGGCCGAAATTATACTGGCAGCTTTACGATTATTATATGGTTCCGGGTGGCGCGTATTTCGGCGCGAAGAAGGGCGCGGCGCCGATTGCGGCGATTTATAATTACGGCGACGGCGGGGTTTATCTCGCGAACCAGGTGGATGCCGAGCAAGGCGAAATGCAAATGACGATCAACGTCTATGATTTGGAATCGAAAAAGGTTTTCTCTACCAACATCACGGCGGAGTGTCCCGTGTTCGGCGCTAGGAAACTTTTGGATCTGCACACGGTGAAATTGCCCACGCCGGTGTATTTTCTGGAATTGCAGGTCACCAATAGCGCCGGAAAAGATGCGGCGGATAATTTTTATTGGTTGTCGGCCAAGCCGGATTTGCTGGATGAGAAAAAGAGCGAGTGGTACGTGACGCCGAATACGTCATTCGCGGATTTTACGGCTTTGAATCGGTTGCCCAAAGCGCATGTGGACTCCACGGTTTATTTTACTCCGACTGCGGGCGGTATGGATGCGGAAGTCACGCTCGCGAACACGGACAGTCATCTGGCGTTTTTTGTGGAGATGTCGGTCGTGGGGGCGGTGTCGTATGAAATACTCACGCCGGTGGTGTGGACGGATAATTACGTTTCCTTGCCGCCGGGCGTGAAACGGGTTTATCGGGCGCATATTCCTTCGGTCGCGCTGGGAGAGAGACCAGAATTGCGGTTGGAAGGCTGGAATTTGCGGTAG
- a CDS encoding APC family permease: MANQPSAAESPHLQRRFGLLQSTALNMSNMVGVGPFITIPALMGAINGGGPQAMLGWIVGLLIAIPDGLVWAELGAAMPGSGGSYVYLREGFGRETWGRLMAFLFIWQFIISGPLEIGTGFIGFKQYLHYFWPVAGDAQLDLRLKLITAALGVVAIALLYRKINSIGKITVALWIGVLLTTGVVIFGGAGHFNPRIAFDFPPKAFDFSMGFVFGIGAAARIGIYDYLGYYDVCYLGDEVKNPGKVIPRSILISLFAVAVIYIAMNLSINGVISWREFALKDPNADAPPIASIFIEKLYGSKAALIFTVMVLWTSFASVFALMLGYSRIPFAAAQDGGFFRIFGKLHRTKQFPHFSLLLIGVLSIAASFYPLQVVIDTLVTMRILVQFIGQIFAVMRLRKIKPASERPFKMWLYPLPALLALAGWIFLFVTSGENQMLYSTGALIVGIVAFLIWSAISGTWPFQKRTEA, encoded by the coding sequence ATGGCAAACCAACCTTCTGCCGCCGAATCTCCCCACCTTCAACGCCGATTCGGTCTGCTCCAATCCACCGCGCTCAACATGTCGAACATGGTCGGCGTCGGGCCGTTCATCACGATTCCTGCACTGATGGGCGCGATCAATGGCGGCGGTCCCCAGGCGATGCTCGGCTGGATCGTCGGTTTGCTCATCGCGATTCCCGATGGCTTGGTGTGGGCGGAACTCGGCGCGGCCATGCCCGGTTCGGGCGGTTCCTACGTTTATTTGCGCGAAGGTTTTGGCCGCGAAACCTGGGGACGCCTGATGGCGTTTCTTTTCATCTGGCAATTCATCATCAGCGGCCCGTTGGAAATCGGCACCGGCTTCATCGGCTTCAAACAATACCTGCATTATTTTTGGCCGGTCGCCGGCGATGCGCAGTTGGACCTGCGATTAAAACTCATTACGGCGGCGCTGGGCGTCGTCGCCATCGCCTTGCTGTATCGCAAAATTAATTCCATTGGAAAAATCACCGTTGCGCTTTGGATCGGTGTTTTGTTGACCACGGGCGTGGTCATCTTCGGTGGCGCGGGCCATTTCAATCCCCGCATTGCATTCGATTTTCCGCCGAAGGCGTTTGATTTCAGCATGGGTTTTGTTTTTGGCATTGGCGCAGCCGCTCGGATTGGCATTTACGATTATCTTGGTTATTACGACGTTTGCTATTTGGGTGATGAAGTTAAAAATCCCGGCAAGGTCATTCCACGCTCCATTCTTATCAGCCTGTTTGCTGTTGCTGTCATCTATATTGCGATGAATCTCTCGATCAACGGCGTGATTTCGTGGCGCGAATTTGCGCTTAAAGATCCCAACGCGGATGCGCCGCCAATCGCTTCCATCTTTATCGAAAAACTTTACGGTTCAAAAGCCGCCTTGATTTTTACGGTCATGGTGCTCTGGACGAGCTTTGCTTCCGTATTCGCCTTGATGCTCGGATACTCGCGCATTCCCTTCGCGGCGGCACAGGACGGCGGCTTCTTCCGGATTTTTGGAAAACTCCATCGCACAAAACAATTTCCGCACTTCTCCCTGCTGCTCATCGGCGTGTTATCCATCGCCGCGAGTTTTTACCCTTTGCAAGTCGTGATTGATACGCTCGTAACCATGCGCATTCTCGTGCAATTCATCGGCCAAATCTTTGCGGTGATGCGGCTGCGCAAAATCAAACCCGCCAGTGAACGTCCGTTCAAGATGTGGCTGTATCCGCTGCCTGCCTTGCTGGCCCTTGCCGGATGGATTTTTCTTTTTGTGACTTCCGGAGAAAATCAGATGCTCTACAGCACCGGAGCTTTGATTGTCGGAATCGTCGCGTTCCTGATTTGGTCCGCAATTTCCGGCACCTGGCCTTTCCAAAAAAGAACGGAAGCGTAA
- a CDS encoding S8 family serine peptidase, which yields MMSRLEIVKGGVKGFNWRMIYLVVTLLIALMHQDALASLNVVATNAPMHKIQVSDPAAAKQIEASGGHLLADYGSYKLYETPMLTSKLLSSRRAELRDRYNLILLNAGHLDTTSPQMKAARRSAGFFTGKHLHLVQFVGPVQPSWRNELLAAGVQIISYIPENTYLVYGDAASLARVQNFASTTPHVQWNGSYLDDYKIHPMARDVDKQGHPRNIGTDLFEIQLVADDAANTNTLNLLNQLKSEPFKRNSRVAQYLNIIARLDAKQLKQIAAQPDVVAILPYFKPQKLGERADQIIAANLTGTVPSAPGYLSWLAGLGFTQAQFTASGLVVDISDSGVDNGTTLPTHFGLYTSGDETNLSRVVYARYETNASYDDNSLEGCDGHGTINAHIIAGYDDFPDFPFADTNGFHYGLGVCPFVNIGSSVIFDSADMDNFYFPNYNNLQSEAYHDGVRISNNSWGGRNSEGVYDSDCQNYDALVRDAQPTNSTYPADGNQPMVIVFAAGNDGPMAQSMDSPSTAKNVITVGAAEGVQAFGGADHSNIPDSQADSANDIAVFSSRGPCADGRFKPDLVAPGTHISGGLIQATNDLVNFPDGDADACFQGADVSGGPNGSIFWPSGQQFYTASSGTSHSTPVVSGGCALVMQYFLNSFTNLPSPAMVKAYLMNSARYLNGDGANDTLPSQSQGMGEMNLGQAFDGTPRILRDQLPQDLFTNSGQIRTVTGTIVDTNKPFCITLAWTDAPGTLTGNAYNNNLDLSVTVGTNTYKGNVFNGAYSATGGAADGQNNVESVFLPPGTSGNFNLTVAATSINSIGVPNTNDAVNQDFALVVYNAQAVSLPIVIPDGTSLESETCTNGAIDPGETVTVNFTLQNIGTANFSNLVATLEANTNITGVSAPQSYGALDAAGLLVSEAFTFTANGACGDTINATLQLQDEGVNVGTITFPLSLGKLTFAPTLMENFDELATPNLPPGWTSSATNAEAPWVSSTNLFDTAPNALFVGEPDMPGLSELDMPVIHIQTASAQLTFMNDYDFEAFPTNDPSPTMAFDGGVLEISVDGRPYADILAGGGSFVTGGYNSTITNNDANPLNNRAVWGGSSGGFIQTVVNLPANVAGHDVQLRWLFGTDMGNAYGGTGWYIDTVTMIDGYFTCCTPLVAPTISNPQFDGTNVTFTFQTVPGQTYSVQFKNDLNDSFWTTFQSVTGDGTMQQISDTPGLPQRFYRVSSP from the coding sequence ATGATGAGCCGTTTAGAAATCGTCAAGGGAGGCGTAAAGGGGTTCAACTGGCGAATGATTTACCTGGTTGTAACTCTGCTGATTGCGTTGATGCATCAAGACGCATTGGCGAGCTTAAACGTCGTTGCGACCAACGCGCCGATGCACAAGATTCAGGTCAGCGATCCGGCGGCGGCCAAACAAATCGAGGCATCCGGCGGACACCTGCTGGCTGATTATGGCAGCTACAAATTATACGAGACACCCATGCTGACCTCGAAGCTTCTTTCCAGCCGACGCGCCGAATTGCGCGATCGCTATAATTTGATTCTCCTGAATGCCGGCCATCTCGACACGACGAGTCCACAGATGAAGGCTGCGCGCCGAAGCGCCGGTTTTTTTACGGGCAAGCACCTGCATCTCGTCCAGTTTGTCGGGCCGGTGCAACCATCCTGGCGAAATGAATTACTTGCTGCCGGGGTGCAAATCATTTCCTACATTCCCGAAAATACTTATCTCGTTTATGGCGATGCGGCCAGTCTTGCGCGCGTGCAAAATTTTGCCAGCACTACGCCGCACGTGCAGTGGAATGGCAGTTATCTCGACGACTATAAAATTCATCCGATGGCGCGTGACGTGGACAAGCAGGGTCATCCGCGAAATATCGGCACCGATCTTTTTGAAATCCAACTCGTCGCTGACGACGCTGCCAACACAAACACTTTGAACCTGCTCAATCAGTTGAAATCAGAACCCTTCAAACGCAACAGCCGCGTGGCGCAATATTTGAATATCATCGCGCGGCTCGATGCGAAGCAGTTGAAACAGATCGCGGCCCAGCCGGACGTGGTCGCGATACTGCCGTATTTCAAGCCGCAAAAACTGGGCGAGCGGGCGGACCAGATTATAGCGGCCAATCTCACCGGCACGGTTCCCAGTGCACCGGGATATTTATCGTGGCTCGCCGGACTCGGTTTCACACAGGCGCAATTCACCGCTTCGGGACTGGTCGTGGACATTTCCGATAGCGGCGTGGATAACGGCACGACTTTGCCGACCCACTTTGGCCTTTATACTTCGGGCGACGAAACCAATCTCAGCCGAGTCGTTTATGCGCGGTATGAAACGAACGCCAGCTACGACGATAATTCTCTCGAAGGCTGCGATGGCCACGGCACGATCAACGCGCATATCATTGCCGGCTATGATGATTTTCCCGATTTTCCTTTTGCCGACACTAATGGATTTCACTACGGCCTTGGCGTCTGCCCGTTCGTCAACATTGGTTCCTCGGTCATCTTCGATTCGGCGGACATGGATAATTTTTATTTTCCGAACTACAACAATCTTCAATCGGAGGCTTATCACGATGGCGTTCGCATCAGTAATAATAGTTGGGGCGGGCGAAATTCCGAGGGCGTTTACGATTCTGATTGCCAGAATTATGATGCGCTCGTTCGCGACGCCCAGCCGACCAATTCCACTTACCCGGCCGATGGCAATCAGCCGATGGTGATCGTCTTCGCGGCGGGTAATGACGGCCCGATGGCCCAAAGCATGGACTCGCCCAGCACGGCAAAAAATGTGATTACCGTCGGCGCGGCGGAAGGCGTGCAGGCATTCGGTGGCGCTGACCACAGCAATATTCCTGATTCCCAGGCGGACAGCGCGAATGACATTGCGGTGTTTTCCAGCCGCGGCCCCTGCGCGGATGGACGTTTCAAACCGGATCTGGTCGCTCCCGGGACGCACATCAGCGGCGGGCTTATTCAGGCGACCAATGACCTGGTGAATTTTCCCGATGGCGATGCCGATGCTTGCTTTCAGGGCGCGGATGTTTCCGGCGGCCCGAACGGTTCCATTTTCTGGCCGAGCGGCCAGCAATTTTATACGGCGTCATCGGGCACGAGCCATTCCACGCCGGTCGTCTCCGGTGGATGCGCGCTGGTGATGCAGTATTTTTTGAACAGCTTCACCAATCTGCCGAGCCCCGCGATGGTCAAAGCTTATTTGATGAACTCCGCGCGTTATCTCAATGGCGACGGCGCCAATGACACCCTGCCCTCGCAAAGCCAGGGCATGGGCGAAATGAATCTTGGCCAGGCGTTCGACGGCACGCCGCGAATTTTGCGCGATCAACTTCCACAAGACCTTTTCACCAACAGCGGCCAGATCCGCACCGTCACCGGCACGATCGTGGATACGAACAAACCTTTCTGCATCACGCTCGCATGGACCGATGCTCCCGGCACACTGACGGGAAATGCCTATAACAATAACCTCGACCTGAGCGTGACCGTCGGCACGAACACGTATAAGGGGAATGTCTTCAACGGCGCGTATTCCGCCACGGGTGGAGCCGCCGACGGCCAAAATAATGTCGAAAGCGTTTTTCTTCCGCCCGGCACGTCGGGAAATTTCAACCTGACCGTCGCCGCCACGAGCATCAATTCGATCGGCGTTCCCAATACAAACGACGCCGTGAACCAGGATTTCGCGCTTGTCGTTTATAATGCCCAGGCGGTTTCTCTGCCGATCGTGATACCGGACGGCACCAGCCTCGAATCGGAAACTTGCACGAATGGCGCGATTGACCCTGGCGAGACGGTGACCGTCAATTTCACTTTGCAAAATATCGGCACGGCAAATTTCAGCAACCTGGTTGCCACGCTGGAGGCCAACACCAATATCACCGGCGTGAGCGCGCCGCAAAGTTATGGTGCGCTGGATGCCGCCGGTCTGCTGGTCAGTGAGGCTTTTACTTTTACCGCGAACGGCGCATGCGGTGACACCATCAACGCGACATTGCAGTTGCAGGATGAGGGCGTGAATGTGGGGACGATTACTTTTCCCTTGTCGCTCGGCAAATTGACTTTTGCGCCGACGTTGATGGAGAATTTTGACGAGTTGGCCACGCCCAATCTTCCGCCGGGTTGGACCAGTTCGGCCACGAATGCGGAAGCGCCGTGGGTCAGTTCCACGAACCTGTTCGATACTGCGCCCAACGCGCTTTTCGTCGGCGAACCTGACATGCCGGGCTTGAGCGAACTTGACATGCCGGTCATCCATATCCAGACGGCGTCTGCCCAGCTTACGTTCATGAACGATTATGATTTCGAAGCATTCCCGACGAATGATCCCTCGCCAACGATGGCATTCGACGGCGGTGTGCTGGAGATCAGCGTGGATGGCAGACCCTATGCGGACATCCTCGCGGGTGGCGGCAGTTTCGTTACGGGCGGTTACAATTCCACAATCACCAACAATGACGCAAACCCACTCAATAATCGCGCCGTATGGGGCGGCAGTTCGGGCGGCTTTATTCAGACGGTGGTAAATCTTCCCGCGAATGTGGCCGGGCACGACGTCCAACTGCGCTGGCTTTTCGGAACGGACATGGGCAATGCCTATGGCGGTACGGGATGGTACATTGACACGGTCACGATGATTGATGGTTATTTTACCTGCTGCACTCCTTTGGTTGCGCCCACGATTTCCAATCCGCAATTCGACGGCACGAACGTGACCTTCACTTTTCAAACCGTGCCCGGGCAGACTTATTCGGTGCAGTTTAAGAATGATTTAAACGATTCTTTCTGGACAACTTTTCAATCCGTCACCGGCGACGGCACGATGCAGCAAATCTCCGACACGCCCGGCTTGCCGCAGCGATTCTATCGCGTGAGTTCGCCTTGA
- a CDS encoding alpha/beta hydrolase, protein MMMASFVRADDERVTKDLVYSTVNGRKLLLDFYRPATPPPADGYPLIISIHGGAWAGADRHNDLILRKLTNSGYALASIDYRVSGEAKYPAQIDDCREAVRWLVANAASLHVNTNKFVATGISAGGHLSLLLGLSQPHGDRTIKAVCALYGPADLVEILPPDMRDKKSNAVAALLGGSVTEKLALAREASPITYVSKDSIPILLYHGEQDKLVPVAQSIALNAAMKAAGAQSTLVIYKDKGHAFGLDDQALAQVKEFYDRCLKD, encoded by the coding sequence ATGATGATGGCCTCCTTCGTGCGCGCGGATGATGAGCGCGTGACCAAAGACCTCGTTTATAGCACGGTGAATGGACGCAAGTTATTGCTGGATTTCTATCGTCCTGCGACGCCGCCGCCCGCGGATGGGTATCCGTTGATCATCAGCATTCACGGCGGAGCGTGGGCAGGCGCGGACCGCCACAACGATTTGATATTGCGCAAGCTCACCAATAGCGGTTACGCGCTGGCCAGTATTGATTATCGCGTCAGCGGCGAGGCGAAATATCCGGCGCAAATTGATGACTGCCGGGAAGCCGTGCGCTGGCTGGTGGCCAATGCCGCGTCACTGCACGTCAACACGAATAAATTTGTCGCCACGGGCATTTCCGCCGGTGGACATCTTTCGTTGCTGCTGGGTCTTTCACAGCCGCACGGAGATCGGACAATCAAGGCGGTTTGCGCGCTTTATGGGCCCGCGGATTTGGTCGAAATACTTCCGCCTGACATGCGCGACAAAAAGTCCAACGCTGTCGCCGCGTTGCTTGGCGGTTCAGTCACGGAAAAGCTGGCGCTCGCTCGCGAAGCCAGTCCGATCACTTATGTCAGCAAGGACTCGATTCCGATTCTGCTGTATCACGGAGAACAGGATAAACTCGTGCCTGTCGCCCAGAGCATTGCGCTGAATGCGGCGATGAAGGCAGCGGGAGCGCAATCAACGCTCGTCATTTATAAAGACAAAGGCCACGCCTTTGGGCTGGACGATCAAGCCCTGGCGCAAGTGAAAGAGTTTTACGACCGTTGCCTGAAAGATTAA